Proteins from one Candidatus Zymogenaceae bacterium genomic window:
- a CDS encoding pyridoxamine 5'-phosphate oxidase family protein translates to MRKKEREITDPAGIRDVLTRAVVLRLGLFDGRTPYIVPVNFGYDGKAALFIHSGHEGWKMEILKHHPRVCFEAEVDVAVIPPVKPDNHCGFSMAYRSVIGFGVASILDDPARKIDALKTIVRHLSPERSPDDIVFPDGTVEATAVVRIDIDSMTGKMDNC, encoded by the coding sequence ATGCGAAAGAAAGAACGGGAGATAACCGATCCCGCCGGGATCAGGGATGTTCTGACCCGGGCGGTGGTGCTGCGCCTTGGGCTTTTCGACGGTCGAACTCCATATATAGTCCCGGTGAACTTCGGGTACGACGGCAAGGCCGCACTGTTCATACACTCAGGCCACGAGGGGTGGAAGATGGAAATCCTGAAACACCACCCCAGGGTCTGCTTTGAGGCGGAGGTGGATGTGGCGGTTATCCCGCCCGTCAAGCCGGATAATCACTGCGGGTTTTCCATGGCCTATCGCTCGGTCATCGGCTTCGGAGTCGCTTCGATCCTTGATGACCCGGCCCGGAAGATCGACGCCCTCAAAACCATCGTCCGGCACCTCTCGCCCGAGAGATCGCCCGATGACATTGTCTTTCCCGACGGGACAGTGGAGGCCACCGCCGTCGTCAGGATAGATATCGATTCCATGACCGGGAAAATGGACAACTGCTGA